A genomic region of Fodinisporobacter ferrooxydans contains the following coding sequences:
- a CDS encoding TIGR02679 domain-containing protein, producing MSGYANSPDSLKAWSKADLLTECKEYIGQVGFRRMWMLVCKKYESYGRIAGSIRLTQLGEEERQALEGLFAVNLYGASEFRFRMTDLEQALQQTHFQVSTVDCLRLLCGENWSTRQEQLDEEQKNWEQFCNWAIEILHFEASNGEVCQRANPEAIEKWIRQLQSGTGYGYRTFLEIYQEYREKNDSPNLRTTISALLALPAKGERLPIFAARTTGDPHRLDRNTLSGRLFYWGMLAWFESWQSNPELTRYASNVKWDRTNSTAINIDTMDNAERLAPDESLKGTDAVDDSENVEDMSHAEWTREQYALSGIILDDISSIVWVAGIKKFEGMPIALPLAAVERLEAEDLSDRPNIMVVENPSIFGTMIDLIAGRPDRKAHLLICTSGQPSLAALRLLDKMTYANDQPRIYYSGDFDVKGLSMAVGLMKRYGSQLIPWRMDTETYLSAVRNDNPNFTENEHKLLNQLDIPWDEQLLQTMKETGRKVFQEQVLDRLVQDFLV from the coding sequence GTGTCTGGTTACGCAAATTCTCCTGATTCGTTAAAGGCGTGGTCAAAGGCGGATTTGTTAACGGAATGTAAAGAATATATTGGGCAGGTTGGATTTCGCCGGATGTGGATGCTGGTTTGCAAAAAATATGAAAGTTATGGGCGGATTGCCGGCTCGATCCGTTTGACCCAGCTTGGCGAGGAGGAACGGCAAGCACTCGAAGGTTTGTTTGCCGTCAATTTGTATGGTGCATCAGAGTTTCGCTTCCGGATGACGGATTTGGAACAGGCACTGCAGCAAACCCACTTTCAAGTTTCCACCGTCGATTGTTTGCGTCTTTTGTGTGGAGAGAATTGGTCGACTCGACAGGAACAACTGGACGAAGAACAGAAAAATTGGGAACAGTTCTGTAATTGGGCAATCGAAATCTTACATTTCGAGGCTTCAAATGGTGAAGTATGCCAAAGAGCGAATCCTGAAGCAATCGAAAAATGGATCAGACAATTACAGAGCGGGACTGGTTATGGGTATCGCACATTCTTGGAGATTTATCAGGAATATCGTGAAAAAAATGACAGCCCGAATCTGCGAACGACGATTTCGGCATTGCTGGCATTACCGGCAAAAGGTGAACGATTGCCGATATTTGCCGCAAGGACAACCGGTGATCCCCATCGATTGGATCGTAATACATTGTCTGGCAGATTGTTTTACTGGGGGATGCTTGCGTGGTTTGAATCGTGGCAGTCGAATCCGGAATTGACACGGTATGCGTCGAATGTGAAATGGGATCGTACAAATAGTACAGCAATAAATATTGACACAATGGATAACGCTGAACGATTAGCACCGGACGAAAGCTTAAAGGGCACAGATGCTGTTGACGATTCGGAAAATGTGGAAGATATGTCACATGCTGAATGGACCCGGGAACAGTATGCTTTGTCCGGAATTATACTGGATGATATCAGTTCGATCGTCTGGGTTGCAGGAATCAAAAAGTTTGAGGGAATGCCCATTGCTTTGCCATTAGCTGCAGTTGAACGATTGGAAGCAGAAGATCTTTCAGACAGGCCGAACATTATGGTTGTAGAAAATCCATCTATTTTTGGTACGATGATTGATTTAATCGCAGGCCGACCAGATCGAAAGGCACATCTATTGATCTGCACAAGCGGTCAACCATCTCTAGCCGCATTACGGTTATTGGATAAAATGACATATGCAAATGATCAGCCCCGAATTTATTATAGTGGAGATTTTGATGTAAAAGGGTTATCCATGGCGGTCGGGTTGATGAAGAGATATGGGAGTCAATTGATTCCATGGCGTATGGATACAGAAACGTATCTATCAGCTGTTCGAAATGACAACCCAAATTTCACGGAAAACGAGCATAAACTTTTGAATCAGTTGGACATTCCCTGGGATGAACAGCTTTTGCAAACGATGAAAGAAACCGGCAGGAAAGTGTTTCAGGAACAGGTCTTGGACCGATTGGTGCAAGACTTTCTAGTATGA